A portion of the Polaribacter cellanae genome contains these proteins:
- the panC gene encoding pantoate--beta-alanine ligase, whose translation MKEFNNKKDLKRCLLDYKSNNKTIGFVPTMGALHQGHLSLIKKAKKKNDVVVVSIFVNPTQFNNAEDLKKYPKNLEEDIKLLKSVSCDVLFSPSVEEIYAKNIVSTKFNFDGLEHQMEGKFRDGHFDGVGTIVKALFEIVGPDKAYFGQKDFQQLQIIKKMVQKNKLPVKIKGCPIFREEDGLAMSSRNVRLSTEQREIAPFIFKTLKKVNKKFGTKSVSEINEWVENQFKKQPLLTLEYFTIANEKTLETVETEESNKKYRAFIAVFAGKIRLIDNIRLKN comes from the coding sequence ATGAAAGAATTCAACAACAAAAAAGACTTAAAGCGCTGTCTTTTAGACTATAAAAGCAACAATAAAACCATTGGTTTTGTACCAACAATGGGCGCTTTACACCAAGGGCATTTGTCTTTAATTAAAAAAGCAAAGAAAAAAAATGATGTTGTTGTGGTAAGTATTTTCGTAAATCCTACACAATTTAATAATGCAGAGGATCTTAAGAAATACCCAAAAAATTTAGAAGAGGATATTAAACTGTTAAAATCGGTTTCTTGCGATGTCTTGTTTTCGCCATCTGTGGAGGAGATTTATGCTAAAAATATCGTATCTACAAAGTTTAATTTCGATGGTTTAGAGCATCAAATGGAAGGGAAATTTAGAGACGGTCATTTCGATGGTGTTGGAACCATTGTAAAAGCATTATTCGAAATTGTAGGACCCGATAAAGCTTATTTCGGACAAAAAGACTTTCAACAGTTGCAAATCATTAAAAAAATGGTGCAAAAAAACAAACTTCCCGTAAAAATTAAAGGTTGCCCTATCTTTAGAGAAGAAGATGGTTTGGCAATGAGTTCTAGAAATGTTCGTTTATCGACTGAACAAAGAGAAATTGCACCTTTTATTTTTAAAACACTTAAAAAAGTTAATAAAAAATTTGGTACGAAAAGTGTTTCTGAAATTAACGAATGGGTAGAAAATCAATTTAAAAAGCAACCTTTATTAACATTAGAATACTTTACAATTGCTAATGAAAAAACATTAGAAACAGTAGAAACCGAAGAATCTAATAAAAAATATCGTGCGTTTATTGCTGTATTTGCAGGAAAAATAAGATTGATTGATAACATTCGTTTAAAAAATTAA
- a CDS encoding MarC family protein translates to MNFNPKEILTAFMVLFAVIDIIGNIPIIIDLRKKAGHIQSEKASLIAGVIMVFFLFLGQSLLSLIGIDVNSFAVAGSFILFFIALEMILGITLYKDHGDSGTITATVFPLAFPLIAGPGSLTTLLSLRAEFSIENIIVAVLLNVIVIYIVLKTSSKIERLIGPTGIQIIRKVFGVVLLAIAVKLFAANIKMLFA, encoded by the coding sequence ATGAATTTTAATCCAAAAGAAATATTAACGGCATTTATGGTATTGTTTGCGGTTATCGATATTATAGGAAATATACCTATTATTATAGATTTACGTAAAAAAGCAGGGCATATTCAGTCTGAGAAGGCTTCTTTAATTGCGGGTGTAATTATGGTGTTCTTTTTGTTTTTAGGACAAAGTCTATTAAGTTTAATTGGTATTGATGTAAATTCTTTCGCAGTTGCAGGTTCTTTTATCTTGTTTTTTATCGCTTTAGAAATGATTTTAGGAATAACACTTTATAAAGACCATGGAGATTCTGGAACAATTACTGCCACTGTTTTTCCATTGGCTTTTCCTTTAATTGCAGGTCCTGGAAGTTTAACCACTTTACTTTCTTTGCGAGCAGAATTCTCTATAGAAAATATAATAGTAGCTGTACTTTTAAATGTAATTGTTATTTATATAGTTTTAAAAACATCGTCGAAAATAGAACGTTTAATTGGCCCAACAGGAATACAAATTATTAGAAAAGTATTTGGTGTTGTTTTATTAGCGATTGCTGTAAAATTATTCGCTGCAAACATTAAAATGTTATTTGCTTAA
- the panD gene encoding aspartate 1-decarboxylase — protein MLVQVVKSKIHRVKVTGADLNYIGSITIDEDLMDAAGIIEGERVQIVNNNNGNRLETYAIPGPRGSGEITLNGAASRLVAVGDVLILIVYAFMELEEAKVFKPQLVFPNEKDNTLT, from the coding sequence ATGTTAGTACAAGTAGTAAAATCTAAAATCCACCGAGTAAAAGTTACAGGTGCCGATTTAAATTATATAGGAAGCATAACCATAGACGAAGATTTAATGGATGCTGCAGGAATTATCGAAGGCGAACGCGTTCAAATTGTAAACAACAATAATGGAAATCGTCTCGAAACTTATGCAATTCCTGGTCCAAGAGGAAGTGGAGAAATTACCTTAAATGGTGCAGCTTCACGTTTAGTTGCAGTTGGCGATGTTTTAATTTTAATTGTGTATGCGTTTATGGAATTAGAAGAAGCAAAAGTTTTTAAACCTCAACTGGTTTTCCCAAATGAAAAAGACAACACTCTTACCTAG
- a CDS encoding DUF3109 family protein, with product MFQLGKTIISEDIIEKDFVCNLSACKGSCCVDGEAGAPLDKEETKILEEIYPKVKPFLRKEGIAVIEKEGTWVTSEWGELETPLINGKDCAYVIFDEKKTALCGIEEAYNSGEIEWKKPVSCHLYPIRVKDYSEFAAVNYHKWEICDDACSLGKELQVPVYKFVKQALVRKFGQNWYDELEKVAAKHLE from the coding sequence ATGTTTCAGTTAGGAAAAACAATTATATCAGAAGATATTATAGAAAAAGATTTTGTGTGCAACTTATCTGCATGTAAAGGATCTTGTTGTGTAGATGGCGAAGCTGGTGCACCTTTAGATAAAGAGGAAACTAAGATTTTGGAGGAAATTTATCCGAAAGTAAAACCTTTTTTAAGAAAAGAAGGTATTGCAGTTATCGAAAAGGAAGGTACTTGGGTAACCAGTGAATGGGGCGAATTAGAAACTCCATTAATTAACGGAAAAGATTGTGCTTATGTTATTTTCGATGAGAAAAAAACGGCACTTTGTGGTATTGAAGAAGCCTATAATTCTGGAGAAATCGAATGGAAAAAACCAGTTTCTTGCCATTTATACCCAATTAGAGTAAAAGATTATAGTGAGTTTGCTGCTGTAAATTACCACAAGTGGGAAATTTGTGACGATGCTTGTTCTTTAGGAAAAGAATTGCAAGTGCCAGTTTACAAATTTGTAAAACAAGCTTTGGTAAGAAAATTTGGGCAAAATTGGTATGACGAATTAGAAAAAGTGGCTGCTAAACATTTAGAGTAA
- the glmS gene encoding glutamine--fructose-6-phosphate transaminase (isomerizing), producing the protein MCGITGYIGYRDAYPIVINGLKRLEYRGYDSAGIMMYDGDKIQLSKTKGKVSDLEVITKEEEERKKGNIGMGHTRWATHGVPNDVNSHPHYSQSGDLVIVHNGIIENYDTLRKELITRGYTFKSDTDTEVLVNFIEEVKKQEGCKLGQAVQLALKNVIGAYAIAVFDKSKPNEIIVARLGSPIAIGVGKENSEFFVASDASPFIEYTKDAIYLEDEEMAIIKLGKGIKVRKINDDSLVDANIQELQLSLEQIEKGGYDHFMLKEIHEQPKAILDTYRGRMLADEGIIRMAGIDDHINKFMNAQRIIIVACGTSWHGGLVGEYLIEEFARIPVEVEYASEFRYRNPIVTSKDIVIAISQSGETADTLAAIKLAKSKGAFVFGICNVVGSSIARETDAGAYTHAGPEIGVASTKAFTTQITVLTLIALKLASKKGELSKPELSSLLQKMQLIPGKIENLLKIDDKVKEIAAVYKDAPNCLYLGRGFNFPVALEGALKLKEISYIHAEGYPAAEMKHGPIALIDENMPIVVIATNKGHYEKVVSNIQEIKSRAGKIIAIVTEGDTQVKEIADHVIEIPETEEALTPLLTTIPLQLLSYHIAVMLGKNVDQPRNLAKSVTVE; encoded by the coding sequence ATGTGTGGAATTACAGGATATATTGGTTATAGAGATGCTTACCCTATTGTAATAAATGGTCTTAAAAGACTAGAATATAGAGGTTATGATAGTGCAGGAATAATGATGTATGATGGAGATAAAATACAACTATCTAAAACTAAAGGAAAGGTTTCCGATTTAGAAGTAATTACAAAGGAAGAAGAAGAAAGAAAAAAGGGAAATATAGGAATGGGGCATACTCGTTGGGCAACACATGGTGTACCAAATGATGTAAATTCTCATCCACATTACTCTCAAAGTGGAGATTTAGTAATTGTTCATAATGGAATAATTGAGAACTACGATACTTTAAGAAAAGAATTAATTACTAGAGGTTATACTTTTAAAAGCGATACAGATACAGAAGTTCTTGTAAACTTTATCGAAGAAGTTAAAAAACAAGAAGGTTGTAAATTAGGACAAGCAGTTCAATTAGCTTTAAAAAATGTAATTGGAGCTTATGCAATTGCTGTTTTCGATAAAAGCAAACCAAACGAAATTATTGTTGCACGTTTGGGAAGTCCAATTGCTATTGGAGTTGGTAAAGAAAATTCGGAATTTTTTGTGGCCTCAGACGCTTCACCATTTATAGAATATACTAAAGATGCTATTTATCTGGAAGATGAAGAAATGGCAATAATTAAATTAGGCAAAGGAATTAAAGTTCGTAAAATTAACGACGATTCTTTAGTGGATGCAAATATTCAAGAATTACAATTAAGCTTAGAGCAAATAGAAAAAGGTGGTTACGACCATTTTATGTTAAAGGAAATCCACGAGCAACCAAAAGCTATTTTAGATACGTATCGTGGAAGAATGTTGGCAGACGAAGGCATTATTAGAATGGCTGGCATAGACGACCATATAAACAAATTTATGAATGCCCAAAGAATTATCATAGTTGCTTGTGGTACTTCTTGGCATGGTGGTTTGGTTGGAGAATATTTAATAGAAGAGTTTGCTAGAATTCCTGTAGAGGTAGAATATGCATCTGAATTTAGGTATAGAAACCCAATAGTAACCTCTAAAGATATTGTAATTGCTATATCTCAATCTGGTGAAACTGCAGATACACTTGCGGCTATAAAGTTAGCAAAATCTAAAGGTGCATTTGTATTTGGTATTTGCAATGTTGTTGGCTCTTCTATTGCAAGAGAAACAGATGCAGGTGCTTACACGCATGCAGGTCCAGAAATAGGAGTTGCATCTACAAAAGCATTTACAACACAAATTACTGTTTTAACACTTATCGCTTTAAAATTAGCATCTAAAAAAGGAGAGCTTTCTAAGCCAGAATTGAGCTCTCTTTTACAAAAAATGCAATTAATTCCTGGTAAAATAGAAAATCTTTTAAAGATAGACGATAAAGTAAAAGAAATTGCAGCAGTTTATAAAGATGCTCCAAACTGCTTATACTTAGGTAGAGGTTTTAACTTTCCTGTGGCTTTAGAAGGCGCTTTAAAGTTGAAAGAAATCTCTTACATTCATGCAGAAGGCTATCCAGCAGCAGAAATGAAACATGGCCCTATTGCTTTAATAGACGAGAATATGCCTATTGTTGTAATTGCAACAAACAAAGGACATTACGAAAAAGTAGTAAGTAACATTCAGGAAATAAAATCGAGAGCAGGTAAAATTATTGCAATCGTTACTGAAGGAGACACACAAGTAAAAGAAATTGCAGATCATGTAATTGAAATTCCTGAAACAGAAGAAGCTTTAACGCCGCTTTTAACGACAATTCCTTTACAATTACTTTCTTACCACATTGCAGTAATGTTAGGTAAAAACGTAGATCAGCCAAGAAATTTAGCAAAATCGGTTACTGTAGAGTAA
- a CDS encoding NAD(P)/FAD-dependent oxidoreductase has translation MNFDTLIIGGGVSGMQCALVLASAKNKAFAADKNIGIILHQKASHLQNALFNNVLGLSPNKLGSDILIEGKAQLATLYPHISQIENEKVLIVEEISHGFKITTNKETYFSKIVVVALNYSKPFTIKGLDAFLIPHKKSNPEKDRIQLKNENHLIKNGLYCCGTIAGWRSQFAIAAGSGASVATDILTLWNDGNHTKVHDKIS, from the coding sequence ATGAATTTCGATACTCTAATTATTGGTGGTGGTGTTTCTGGAATGCAGTGTGCTCTTGTTTTAGCCTCTGCAAAAAATAAGGCTTTTGCTGCCGATAAAAATATTGGTATTATTCTACATCAAAAAGCATCTCATTTACAAAATGCGTTGTTTAACAATGTTTTAGGGCTTTCTCCTAACAAATTAGGAAGCGATATTTTAATTGAAGGAAAGGCACAATTGGCTACATTGTATCCTCATATTTCTCAAATAGAAAACGAAAAAGTTCTAATTGTTGAAGAAATTAGCCATGGTTTTAAAATTACAACCAATAAAGAAACGTATTTTTCTAAAATTGTGGTGGTTGCTTTAAATTACTCGAAACCATTTACGATTAAAGGTTTGGATGCTTTTTTAATTCCACATAAAAAATCGAATCCAGAGAAAGATAGAATTCAACTTAAAAACGAAAATCACTTGATAAAAAATGGCTTGTATTGTTGTGGAACCATTGCTGGTTGGCGAAGTCAGTTTGCAATTGCAGCAGGAAGTGGAGCTTCTGTAGCCACAGATATTTTAACACTTTGGAATGATGGAAATCATACGAAAGTTCACGATAAAATTTCATAA
- a CDS encoding DUF4270 family protein yields the protein MVKNSIRKTTQVGVLFLLFAGIISCEKDFTDIDSGVISNTKFSTGEVALDIEISTINLNSVVADNISTTNASNIGLPILKNNTPFPVDYWLGVYNNANAKKLEAGFASQIAFPSKKLITREVVADGDTIFNLDKVVLKLPYTAVSLGANKEGIVTYRLDSILGNKDALTNVEVYRNPTQLYALNPQDPSKSNSYASNFNYNETELLTKDTNFSFKPSPTDTIFEFFRIDRSEDVNSTELVKDTLKILNSSKKAIPFLAIPLDLNKMKTTFWDKFNDTEFSSPEEFQKYFKGIILKAKGNDGVLVPFNLINNREASIDFLYSKTILKNNVVDKVLKEDYTFSLAGIKNNIYNTNNIVPVPTNSFVVQGTAGLSAEVKVLGINLQTLRTENPTHPILEYVNKDIDNNNYLDLKELASIKDISNNEFGLLVNDADLTFFVNNTLSSTPNTLPQRLYVYQNKDNGKGGVTPTHLSDSYKETNSFNGKLVNNNKIPEKYTFKITDYISNLMDGTSKDFSPLVLKVYNSTDNPLVSGSLNKNVLQYNWNPRSVVLYDENSNNKAKLKISFTRKKN from the coding sequence ATGGTTAAAAATAGTATTAGAAAAACAACACAAGTTGGTGTTTTGTTTTTATTATTTGCAGGAATAATTTCTTGCGAAAAAGATTTTACGGATATTGATAGTGGTGTTATTAGCAACACAAAATTTTCTACAGGAGAAGTTGCCTTAGATATAGAAATTAGTACTATAAATTTAAATAGTGTTGTTGCAGATAATATATCTACCACAAATGCAAGCAATATTGGTTTACCAATATTAAAAAACAATACACCTTTTCCTGTAGATTATTGGTTAGGGGTTTACAACAATGCAAATGCAAAAAAATTAGAAGCGGGTTTTGCATCTCAAATAGCTTTTCCTTCTAAAAAATTAATTACTCGCGAAGTTGTTGCAGATGGAGATACTATCTTTAACTTAGATAAAGTTGTTTTAAAACTTCCATACACAGCAGTCTCATTAGGTGCAAATAAAGAAGGGATTGTAACATACAGATTAGACTCTATTTTAGGAAACAAAGATGCTTTAACAAATGTCGAGGTGTATAGAAACCCAACCCAATTATATGCATTAAACCCACAAGATCCTTCTAAATCTAATTCTTATGCCTCTAATTTTAATTATAATGAAACAGAATTATTAACAAAAGATACTAATTTTTCTTTTAAACCTTCACCCACAGATACTATTTTTGAGTTTTTTAGAATTGATAGAAGCGAAGATGTAAATAGTACAGAACTCGTAAAAGATACACTTAAGATTTTAAATAGTTCAAAGAAGGCCATTCCTTTTTTAGCCATTCCATTAGATTTAAACAAAATGAAAACTACCTTTTGGGACAAATTTAATGATACCGAGTTTTCTTCTCCAGAAGAATTTCAAAAATATTTTAAAGGTATTATTTTAAAAGCAAAAGGTAATGATGGTGTATTGGTGCCTTTTAACTTAATAAATAATAGAGAAGCATCTATAGACTTTTTATATTCTAAAACCATTCTAAAAAATAATGTTGTAGATAAAGTTCTCAAAGAAGATTATACATTTTCTTTGGCAGGTATTAAAAACAACATTTACAATACAAACAATATTGTGCCAGTACCAACAAATAGTTTTGTTGTACAAGGAACAGCAGGTTTGTCTGCAGAGGTAAAAGTTTTAGGAATTAATTTACAAACTTTACGTACAGAAAACCCAACACACCCAATTCTTGAATATGTAAATAAAGATATAGACAATAATAATTATTTAGATTTAAAAGAATTGGCTTCAATAAAAGACATTAGTAACAATGAATTTGGTCTTTTAGTAAATGATGCAGATTTAACTTTCTTTGTAAATAATACATTAAGTTCTACTCCAAATACTTTACCACAAAGATTGTATGTTTATCAAAATAAAGATAACGGAAAAGGTGGAGTAACCCCAACTCATCTATCAGATTCTTATAAAGAAACAAATAGTTTTAATGGAAAATTAGTAAATAACAACAAGATTCCTGAAAAATATACCTTTAAAATTACAGATTATATTTCAAATTTAATGGATGGTACTTCTAAAGATTTTTCTCCTTTAGTTTTAAAAGTTTATAATTCTACAGATAATCCTTTAGTTAGTGGATCTTTAAATAAAAATGTTTTACAATATAATTGGAACCCAAGATCGGTAGTTTTATATGATGAAAATTCCAACAATAAAGCAAAGTTGAAAATATCCTTTACAAGGAAAAAAAATTAA
- a CDS encoding glycogen/starch synthase produces the protein MKDKRILFVSSEVVPYLPETELSSTAFNAAKNAHSKGVQTRIFMPRFGVINERRHQLHEVIRLSGMNLVVNDMDMPLIIKVASIPKERMQVYFIDNEEYFKRKAVFTDEDDQLFPDNDERAIFFAKGVIETVKKLNWAPDIIHVHGWLASLLPLYLKEYYNEEPLFTESKIVTSIYNDTFENTLNENLADKVKFDLKDASKTETIKTPNHTNILKSAIENSDAIIHGSETISEELSSFIEGKDIPVLEFQSENFKESYLNFYTDLVSVN, from the coding sequence ATGAAGGACAAGAGAATTTTATTTGTTTCCTCGGAAGTAGTACCATACTTACCAGAAACAGAACTATCGTCAACTGCTTTTAATGCTGCTAAAAACGCACATTCTAAAGGAGTGCAAACTAGAATTTTTATGCCAAGGTTTGGTGTTATTAACGAGCGTAGGCACCAATTACACGAAGTAATTCGTCTTTCTGGGATGAACTTGGTTGTTAATGATATGGACATGCCTTTAATTATTAAGGTTGCTTCTATTCCAAAAGAAAGAATGCAGGTTTATTTTATCGATAACGAAGAATATTTCAAGAGAAAAGCCGTTTTTACAGATGAAGACGATCAACTTTTTCCAGATAACGACGAAAGAGCTATCTTTTTTGCCAAAGGAGTAATCGAAACTGTTAAAAAATTAAATTGGGCACCAGATATTATTCATGTTCATGGATGGTTAGCATCTTTATTGCCTTTGTATTTAAAGGAATATTATAACGAAGAACCTTTGTTTACAGAAAGTAAAATTGTAACTTCTATTTATAACGATACTTTCGAGAATACGTTAAATGAAAATTTGGCAGATAAAGTAAAGTTCGATTTAAAAGATGCTTCGAAAACGGAAACGATTAAAACACCTAACCATACCAATATATTAAAAAGTGCTATCGAAAATTCCGACGCGATTATTCATGGTAGTGAAACGATTTCCGAAGAGTTATCTTCTTTTATTGAAGGAAAAGATATTCCCGTATTAGAATTCCAATCGGAAAATTTTAAAGAAAGTTATTTAAATTTTTATACTGATTTAGTTTCAGTTAATTAA
- a CDS encoding sensor histidine kinase, whose amino-acid sequence MELFFKVFPTFLQGTLCILIIYHCSTYFFTKDKSFAIYAGYLFLVLVYLIPKTPNDFSNAIVIKFSAFFKASNWVIQVFYWVLYTWFSIHFLNIEQKDKKLSKNIYIYVFASFIISLVVFLIDLFFFKGAYFSKYFIFVYMPISLFVIGFFLKVIYNFKDKINSFFVVGFLFFLGFSLVSLYFSLSNIYTFGYIRPIDFFMIGICLEALVISVGLGYKYHIYRQERDNYNKLLIEEFQKNEKLKDQLNEKLSEKVEHYKLSEIEALYEKQINELKLTSLLSQMNPHFIFNVLNSIKLYIINNESKLAARYLNKFSKLIRKILEASNTKEISLQEELETMDLYMTIENIRFSNEIDFQIKVDENVSLETIKVPPLVLQPFLENALWHGLSSKKEDKKIVLSIDKKEANFIQFTIKDNGIGRAASAKIKSEKSINRKSIGIALTKDRLANFVKGSQKNYSINYTDLKDENGKALGTKVMVKIPLL is encoded by the coding sequence ATGGAGCTCTTTTTTAAAGTTTTTCCAACGTTTTTACAAGGTACATTATGCATCTTAATTATATACCATTGTAGCACATATTTCTTTACAAAAGACAAGAGCTTTGCTATTTATGCAGGTTATTTATTTTTGGTTTTGGTTTATTTAATTCCGAAAACGCCTAACGATTTTTCAAATGCAATTGTTATAAAATTCAGTGCTTTTTTTAAAGCCTCTAATTGGGTTATTCAAGTTTTTTACTGGGTTTTATACACTTGGTTTTCTATTCATTTTTTAAATATCGAACAAAAAGATAAAAAGCTTTCAAAAAACATTTATATTTATGTATTTGCTTCTTTTATAATAAGTTTAGTCGTTTTTTTAATAGACTTATTCTTTTTTAAAGGAGCCTATTTTTCAAAATATTTCATTTTTGTATATATGCCCATTTCTTTATTTGTAATTGGCTTTTTCTTAAAAGTAATCTACAATTTTAAAGATAAAATAAACAGTTTTTTTGTAGTTGGATTTTTGTTTTTCTTAGGATTTTCTCTGGTTTCACTTTATTTTAGTTTATCAAATATTTATACATTTGGCTATATAAGACCAATCGATTTTTTTATGATTGGTATTTGCTTAGAAGCTCTTGTTATTTCTGTTGGTTTAGGTTATAAATACCATATTTACAGACAAGAAAGAGACAATTACAACAAATTACTGATTGAAGAATTTCAAAAAAACGAAAAATTAAAAGACCAATTAAACGAAAAGTTATCTGAAAAAGTAGAGCATTACAAACTATCGGAAATAGAAGCATTGTACGAAAAACAAATTAACGAGCTTAAATTAACAAGTTTGTTAAGTCAAATGAATCCGCATTTTATTTTTAATGTGTTAAATTCTATCAAACTTTATATTATAAATAACGAATCTAAACTTGCGGCTAGATATTTAAATAAGTTTTCGAAACTAATTCGTAAAATTTTAGAAGCTTCTAATACCAAAGAAATTTCTTTACAAGAAGAATTGGAAACAATGGATTTGTATATGACCATAGAAAATATTCGTTTTTCGAATGAAATCGATTTTCAAATTAAAGTAGATGAAAATGTAAGTTTAGAAACCATAAAAGTGCCACCTTTAGTATTACAACCTTTTTTAGAAAACGCTTTATGGCATGGATTGTCTTCTAAAAAGGAGGACAAAAAAATTGTGCTTTCCATTGATAAAAAAGAGGCAAATTTTATTCAATTTACCATAAAAGATAATGGAATAGGGAGAGCAGCTTCCGCCAAAATAAAATCAGAAAAATCAATTAATAGAAAATCGATAGGAATTGCACTTACCAAAGACAGATTAGCCAATTTTGTAAAAGGCTCTCAAAAAAATTACTCGATAAATTATACCGATTTAAAAGATGAAAATGGAAAAGCTTTAGGCACAAAAGTAATGGTAAAAATACCCTTACTCTAA